The proteins below are encoded in one region of Alistipes communis:
- a CDS encoding dihydroorotate dehydrogenase, producing the protein MVTKTIARDLSVTLSGWRLDNPVIPASGTFGFGNEFRDFYDINILGTFSFKGTTRDARFGNPTPRIAECTAGMINAVGLQNPGIDAVIAEELPRLRTFFHKPVIANISGFSVEEYAYCCERIDREEGIGLIEVNVSCPNVRHGGMSFGTSPECAAEVTRAVKAVTTKPVYIKLSPNVTDIVAIARACEEAGADGLCLINTMLGMRIDVQRRKPVIANVMGGFSGDAVFPVALRMVYQVAGACGIPVIGCGGVSSARDVIEMMMAGATAVEVGAANLKNPYICKEIIEALPSEMERLGIERLADIVGCAAR; encoded by the coding sequence ATGGTAACGAAAACGATTGCGCGCGACCTGTCGGTCACGCTGAGCGGCTGGCGGCTGGACAATCCGGTCATTCCGGCCAGCGGCACGTTCGGATTCGGCAACGAATTCCGCGATTTCTACGACATCAACATTCTGGGCACCTTCTCGTTCAAGGGTACGACGCGCGACGCGCGCTTCGGCAATCCGACGCCCCGTATCGCCGAGTGCACGGCGGGGATGATCAACGCCGTGGGGTTGCAGAACCCGGGCATCGACGCCGTGATCGCCGAGGAGCTGCCCCGCCTGCGGACGTTTTTCCACAAGCCGGTGATCGCCAACATCTCGGGCTTTTCGGTCGAGGAGTACGCCTACTGTTGCGAACGTATCGACCGCGAGGAGGGGATCGGACTGATCGAGGTCAACGTCTCGTGTCCCAACGTGCGGCACGGCGGCATGTCGTTCGGCACGTCGCCCGAGTGCGCCGCCGAGGTGACGCGCGCCGTGAAGGCCGTGACGACCAAACCGGTCTATATCAAGCTCTCGCCCAACGTGACCGACATCGTGGCGATCGCCCGCGCCTGCGAGGAGGCGGGTGCCGACGGGTTGTGCCTGATCAACACGATGCTCGGTATGCGTATCGACGTGCAGCGCCGCAAACCGGTGATCGCCAACGTGATGGGCGGATTTTCGGGCGACGCGGTCTTCCCTGTGGCACTGCGCATGGTCTATCAGGTGGCCGGGGCGTGCGGGATTCCGGTGATCGGCTGCGGCGGCGTGTCGTCGGCGCGCGACGTCATCGAAATGATGATGGCCGGCGCGACGGCGGTCGAAGTGGGTGCGGCGAACCTGAAAAATCCTTATATTTGCAAGGAGATCATCGAGGCGCTGCCCTCCGAAATGGAGCGGCTGGGCATCGAACGGCTCGCCGACATCGTGGGTTGTGCTGCGCGGTAG
- a CDS encoding dihydroorotate dehydrogenase electron transfer subunit, with the protein MYKKAIYTLRSNERLTPAVWRMTLEGDTQWITAPGQFVNVELDGCYLRRPISVCDWDERTITLIYKVVGEGTALMAGLRPGARLDLLTGLGNGFDVTKGSRRELLVGGGVGVPPLYNLAKRLLADGREVAVVLGFNTAAEVFYRDEFAQLGCRVVVATADGTEGVRGFVTDAIRESGLAYDYFYACGPLPMLRALSDATKCSGQLSFEERMGCGFGACMGCSCKTKYGNKRICKEGPVLTKEEVIW; encoded by the coding sequence ATGTACAAGAAAGCAATCTACACGCTTCGCTCCAACGAACGGCTGACGCCTGCCGTATGGCGCATGACGCTCGAAGGCGACACGCAGTGGATCACGGCGCCCGGACAGTTCGTCAACGTCGAACTCGACGGGTGCTACCTGCGCCGCCCGATCTCGGTCTGCGACTGGGACGAACGGACGATCACGCTGATCTATAAAGTCGTGGGCGAGGGGACGGCGCTCATGGCCGGCCTGCGGCCCGGCGCGCGGCTCGACCTGCTCACGGGGCTGGGCAACGGCTTCGACGTGACGAAGGGCAGCCGCCGCGAGCTGCTCGTGGGCGGCGGCGTGGGCGTCCCGCCGCTCTACAATCTCGCCAAACGGCTTCTGGCCGACGGCCGCGAGGTCGCGGTCGTGCTGGGCTTCAACACGGCGGCGGAGGTCTTCTACCGCGACGAGTTCGCGCAGTTGGGCTGCCGCGTCGTGGTGGCGACGGCCGACGGGACGGAGGGCGTGCGGGGTTTCGTGACCGACGCGATCCGCGAAAGCGGCTTGGCATACGACTATTTCTACGCCTGCGGCCCGCTGCCAATGCTGCGTGCGCTGAGCGACGCTACGAAGTGCAGCGGTCAGCTGAGCTTCGAGGAGCGCATGGGCTGCGGATTCGGCGCCTGCATGGGGTGCAGCTGCAAAACCAAATACGGCAACAAACGCATCTGCAAGGAGGGGCCGGTATTGACGAAGGAGGAGGTGATATGGTAA
- a CDS encoding glutaredoxin family protein — MKPVKLFYLKNCPFCRKALRYIDEAKAAHPELAAVGIELIEESEQPAVADGYDYYYVPTFYVDGVKVHEGGIYPDEVEAILRKAMK, encoded by the coding sequence ATGAAACCGGTGAAACTTTTCTACCTGAAAAACTGTCCCTTCTGCCGCAAGGCGCTGCGTTACATCGACGAGGCCAAGGCCGCCCATCCCGAGCTGGCGGCCGTCGGCATCGAACTGATCGAGGAGTCGGAGCAGCCCGCCGTGGCCGACGGCTACGACTACTATTACGTTCCGACCTTTTATGTGGACGGCGTGAAGGTGCACGAGGGCGGGATCTATCCCGACGAGGTGGAGGCGATTTTGCGCAAGGCAATGAAATGA
- the pyrF gene encoding orotidine-5'-phosphate decarboxylase, producing the protein MLTRDVIIACDFASAEATFAFLDKFEQEPRKPFLKIGMELYYAEGPSIVREIKRRGHRIFLDLKLHDIPNTVRKAMAVLSKLDVDMCNVHAAGTIDMMRAAVEGLTRPDGTRPLLIAVTQLTSTSEERMRGELLIDAPIDEVIVRYARNAREAGLDGVVCSPLEAGMVKQACGAEFLTVTPGVRFADGDMGDQVRVTTPARAREIGSDFIVVGRPVTAASDPVAAYRRCVAEFVGAE; encoded by the coding sequence ATGTTGACACGAGATGTAATCATAGCGTGCGATTTCGCCAGTGCCGAGGCGACGTTCGCTTTTCTGGATAAGTTCGAGCAGGAGCCGCGCAAGCCGTTCCTGAAAATCGGCATGGAGCTTTACTATGCCGAAGGGCCGTCGATCGTGCGCGAGATCAAGCGCCGCGGTCACCGGATCTTCCTCGATTTGAAACTGCACGACATTCCCAACACGGTGCGCAAGGCGATGGCCGTGCTGTCGAAGCTGGATGTGGATATGTGCAACGTCCATGCGGCCGGTACGATCGACATGATGCGTGCGGCCGTCGAGGGACTGACGCGGCCCGACGGTACACGGCCGTTGCTCATCGCCGTGACACAGCTCACCTCGACGAGCGAGGAGCGGATGCGCGGCGAACTGCTGATCGACGCGCCGATCGACGAAGTGATCGTCCGCTATGCCCGCAATGCCCGCGAGGCGGGGTTGGACGGCGTGGTCTGCTCGCCGCTCGAAGCAGGCATGGTCAAGCAGGCGTGCGGTGCGGAGTTTCTGACCGTCACGCCCGGCGTGCGCTTCGCCGACGGCGACATGGGCGACCAGGTGCGTGTCACTACGCCGGCGCGTGCCCGCGAGATCGGCTCCGACTTCATCGTCGTGGGGCGTCCCGTCACGGCGGCGTCCGATCCTGTGGCGGCCTATCGCCGCTGCGTGGCTGAATTCGTCGGTGCGGAATGA